The Arachidicoccus terrestris genome includes the window AGCACAGGGGTTAAAATCACCATCAATTCGTAATTGTTCATTACCCTGAATTTGTTTTTGTTAATAAATAAATTTAAGGGTGCAAAGGTAGCAATTTTGGCAACAATCCCAAAATAAAGATTACGCGGGCTGTCCCTTGGTCCCCTATACATACGAAGCGCACCGGTAAACGGTGCGCCTGCATCATATTTCTAGTTAAAAATAATTGAGATCCAATTACTTAGCTTTAGCCAACACCTCAGCCAGTGTTTTGCCGATATCTGCCGGGCTGGCGACGACGGTAACGCCGTTTTCCGCCAGAATCTTCATTTTGGCAGCCGCGGTATCATCTGCTCCACCGATAATAGCGCCTGCATGCCCCATCCGGCGACCCGCAGGTGCCGTCTGACCGGCAATAAAGCCTACGACCGGTTTGCGGTTATTCTGACTGATCCATTTAGCCGCATCTGCTTCCATGCTGCCGCCAATTTCCCCGATCATGATGATCGCATCTGTTTCATCATCATTCATCAGGAGCTCAACGGCTTCTTTAGTAGTGGTTCCGATAATCGGGTCACCGCCAATGCCGATGGCAGTGGAGATACCCAGTCCCGCTTTGACCACCTGATCGGCAGCCTCATAGGTCAGGGTGCCGGATTTAGAAACAATCCCTACCCTACCGGCTTTGAAAATAAAGCCAGGCATAATACCGACTTTAGCCTGTTCTGCCGTAATGACGCCCGGGCAGTTCGGTCCGATCAGTCTGGCCGTTTTACCTTCCAGGAAGCTTTTTACTTTTACCATATCCTGAACGGGAATACCCTCTGTGATACAAACGATCAGTTCAATGCCGGCGTTAGCTGCCTCAAAAATAGCATCTGCTGCAAAAGCGGGCGGTACGAAAATAATACTGACATTCGCGCCGGTTGCTTTTACGGCATCAGCCACTGTATTAAATACCGGACGATCCAGATGGGTGTTTCCGCCTTTCCCCGGTGTAACGCCACCGACAACCTGTGTGCCGTATTCCAGCATCTGGGAGGCATGGAATGTACCTTCTGTACCGGTAAATCCCTGTACAATTACTTTTGAGTCCTTATTTACTAATACTGACATTACAATATATTTATTGATTATGGATGTGCAAATTTAAAGCAAAGACCTTAGACCATCAAACCAATTCACGGGAATTTGGATAGCTCCGCCAATCTCTATTCTTTGTTTGGTCAGCGTTACACACGCCAAAGCCCGGTCATCCCTGATTTTCGGGGATCCCTAATAAATAAGCCAGCCGGCTTTTTCCAGAGTTGTTTGCTGCATATTGGAAAATAAACCGGCTGGCTTAATAAAGATTTTACTTGC containing:
- the sucD gene encoding succinate--CoA ligase subunit alpha, whose product is MSVLVNKDSKVIVQGFTGTEGTFHASQMLEYGTQVVGGVTPGKGGNTHLDRPVFNTVADAVKATGANVSIIFVPPAFAADAIFEAANAGIELIVCITEGIPVQDMVKVKSFLEGKTARLIGPNCPGVITAEQAKVGIMPGFIFKAGRVGIVSKSGTLTYEAADQVVKAGLGISTAIGIGGDPIIGTTTKEAVELLMNDDETDAIIMIGEIGGSMEADAAKWISQNNRKPVVGFIAGQTAPAGRRMGHAGAIIGGADDTAAAKMKILAENGVTVVASPADIGKTLAEVLAKAK